The following DNA comes from Mycobacterium sp. MS1601.
AGTTTGCCGTACCCGCGCTGACGGTGTGTGGCCGCCGTCCAGATGCGCTTGAGCTCCGCCGTCGTTTCGTCGTAGCGGCGAAAGGCGCCGCCGGCCACCGCGATTCCGTCCAGCATCGCCAGGATCAGGGTGCCGCCGGGTGGTGCGAACTCTTCGGCCGGATAGGCCCGCATGTCCCGGTACTCCTGGGGCAAACCGGCGCCGTACCGAGAGGTGTACTCGACGGTCAGTTCGTCGAGCAGCGGTGCCGCGCGGGGATCGTCCTGGGCGACCTCGATGAACTTCCACGCGGTGGGAGATTCGTGCACGGTCGACGGTACAACGGGACCGGTTGGGGTGACGACCACCCGTGGTCGCGGGGGCTGGATCCGCTGCATGGCGTATCGGTTGATGCCCGCGGAAGGGAGGCGCGCAGCCCTCCCGTGGGCGGGCAGTGTGAGGATGAGACCTCTGGCCGAGCTTCAGGAGTTGATGATGCCCAAACCCGAACTCGAGTTCCACACACCGTCGGCCGAGTGGTCCACCGGCGGAACCCCGGGAATCTGGGACCGCCGGCTCTCCTACGATCCCGACACCGGGGATGCCACCGGACTGCAGCGCTACGAGCCGGGCGCCGCGTCAGCGCCAGCGGTGATCACCCACGACTACTGGGAGGAAGTGATCCTGCT
Coding sequences within:
- a CDS encoding GNAT family N-acetyltransferase codes for the protein MHESPTAWKFIEVAQDDPRAAPLLDELTVEYTSRYGAGLPQEYRDMRAYPAEEFAPPGGTLILAMLDGIAVAGGAFRRYDETTAELKRIWTAATHRQRGYGKLVVAELERVARERGYRRIYLTTGPRQPEAVALYLSAGYRPPNDQSPSLGVGAHPFEKDLLDAP
- a CDS encoding cupin domain-containing protein, which produces MRPLAELQELMMPKPELEFHTPSAEWSTGGTPGIWDRRLSYDPDTGDATGLQRYEPGAASAPAVITHDYWEEVILLDGDLYDITAARTFTAGMYACRPPGMPHGPYRSETGCLMFVTTRY